The Clostridia bacterium region TTCGTACGTATGATATAGAGACCTACGGTAAGCATTACGATTACGGACAGGAAGCGAAAGACGCCCCCGAGCTTTTTACTCAAGAAGAGGTATCGTCTTCATTAGCTTCGATCAACAGCAAAGATATTACCCAGGGAGAAAAAATCTGCGAATTCGCAGCAACTTTCTTAGGTGTGCCTTATGTATCAGGCGGCACATCTCCTGAAGGATTTGACTGTTCGGGTCTCGTACAGTATGTTTATTCTGAATTTGGATATAAATTACCGCGTACCGCGACCGAACAGTGCGAGTCGCTTTCTATCACGGTAGAAAAGACAGACTTGCGTCCCGGCGATCTTATTTTCTTTAAGCTTCCGGGATATTCAAAACCCATCGGACACGTCGGCATATATGTCGGTGACAATAAATTCATACATGCCACGTATACCGGTGACGTCATCAGATATGGTGACCTTAATACTAAATATTATATAGAAAATTATGTTACATCAAAAAGGCTTTTATCTTAAAGCTACACCCAAGCAAAGTAAAAAGCCTATAGATGTACAGTATTTGGCTATGTAGTATCTAAGCAGTATCAAAAATAATTGGACAGGTTTTGCAGTACCTGTCCAATTTTCTTATAGTTGTAAAAGGGGTGAAAAGAATGAACGGCGAAATAAAACGCGAGCTTATCTCTCTGGCCGACAGATCTACGGCCGAATTTTCAAAAAAGCTCATAAGCACAAAAGCCGAGATAATGGGCGTTAAGACTCCCCTGCTTAAACGAATGGCAAAGGAAATAAGCAAAGGAGATTACAAAAGCTTTTTGGGAGATCCCCAATACGGCACATATGAGGAGACGGCAATACGCGCCCTAGTTATAAGTTATGCGAAAATGCCGCATGAGGAGCGCATGAGCCTTATCGCCGATTTTGTGCCGCATATCGACAACTGGGGCATCTGCGACTTGTTCACAAGTTCGCTTCGCCCCGTTATAAAGAAGAACCAAAGCGAATTTTGGAGCTTCATACAGGAATATCTCTATTCCGGCGATGAGTTCAAAATACGCTTCGGTCTCGTAGTTATCCTTGTCGGATTCGTATCAAAGGAATACGCTGCGCCCGCGTTCGACGTCTTGGACAGCGTGGACTTAAGATCGTACTACGCCATGATGGGCGCGGCGTGGGTGCTTTCAGAGTTTTATATAAAGCTGCCCGAGATCACGACGTCTTATCTTCTCAATAACCGCCTTGACGATATAACGTATAACAAGGCGATCTCGAAGATGCTCGATTCATACCGCGTTAGCGATAAGGATAAAGCGGCGCTTCGCTTGATGAAGCGAAAAGGAAAGTCAGCCCTTATATAATCCGCGTAAAAGCTCGATCTCTCTTTTGTATCCGTCAATATCGCACGGAGTTTCAAGGCAGAACGGCAGACCTTTCAGCTTTTCGTGATTGATTATGCGCGTTATCGCCTCGATGCCCAAATGCCCCTCGCCTATTTTGGCGTGCCTGTCTTTATGCGCGCCCAAAGGGTTCATGCTGTCGTTTAGGTGTACGGCCTTAAGACGGTCAAGCCCTATTATATCATCGAACTCGTGAAGTACCCCGTCAAGGTCGCCTGCTATGTCGTACCCGGCGTCCCAAACGTGGCATGTGTCAAGACATACGCCGAGCTTTTCGTTATGTTTAACTCTGTCGATTATCTCTTTAAGCTCCTGAAAATTTGAGCCTACTTCACTGCCCTTGCCTGCCATTGTTTCAAGCAGGACGGTAGTTGACTGATCGGGAGCGAGGCTTTTGTTCAAAAGTTCGCTTATGTACGATATGCCCGCGTCTATTCCCTGCCCGACGTGGCTTCCGGGGTGGAAGTTGTAATAATTGCCCGGAGTATATTCAAGGCGCGAAAGGTCGTCTTTGAACGTTTCAAGCGCGAACGTGCGCTTTTTTTCATCTGCGGCGCACGCATTTAAGGTATACGGAGCATGAGCTACGATAGGTCCTATATTTGCATCTTTTGCCGCCGCAAGATATTCTTTTACGTCGTCTACATCTATCT contains the following coding sequences:
- a CDS encoding C40 family peptidase, with amino-acid sequence MTPDGHWYDVTYNGKVGYVSSDYLSLRTYDIETYGKHYDYGQEAKDAPELFTQEEVSSSLASINSKDITQGEKICEFAATFLGVPYVSGGTSPEGFDCSGLVQYVYSEFGYKLPRTATEQCESLSITVEKTDLRPGDLIFFKLPGYSKPIGHVGIYVGDNKFIHATYTGDVIRYGDLNTKYYIENYVTSKRLLS
- a CDS encoding DNA alkylation repair protein; this encodes MNGEIKRELISLADRSTAEFSKKLISTKAEIMGVKTPLLKRMAKEISKGDYKSFLGDPQYGTYEETAIRALVISYAKMPHEERMSLIADFVPHIDNWGICDLFTSSLRPVIKKNQSEFWSFIQEYLYSGDEFKIRFGLVVILVGFVSKEYAAPAFDVLDSVDLRSYYAMMGAAWVLSEFYIKLPEITTSYLLNNRLDDITYNKAISKMLDSYRVSDKDKAALRLMKRKGKSALI
- a CDS encoding deoxyribonuclease IV; translated protein: MFKIGCHLSSSKGYYNMYKDAVYVNGTTFQFFTRNPRGGAAKEIDVDDVKEYLAAAKDANIGPIVAHAPYTLNACAADEKKRTFALETFKDDLSRLEYTPGNYYNFHPGSHVGQGIDAGISYISELLNKSLAPDQSTTVLLETMAGKGSEVGSNFQELKEIIDRVKHNEKLGVCLDTCHVWDAGYDIAGDLDGVLHEFDDIIGLDRLKAVHLNDSMNPLGAHKDRHAKIGEGHLGIEAITRIINHEKLKGLPFCLETPCDIDGYKREIELLRGLYKG